One window of the bacterium genome contains the following:
- a CDS encoding aminodeoxychorismate/anthranilate synthase component II gives MILVIDNYDSFTYNLVQYIGEMKKTIEVIRNDKISLSGIKKISPSFIVISPGPGRPDDAGISKDVIMEFKGKIPILGVCLGHQCIGEVFGGKIIGADRLMHGKTSEIFHNGKFIFKGIPNPFIATRYHSLIIDPSSLPSCLEITARTKEDEIMGIKHRKYPIFGVQFHPESILTIEGKKLLSNFFELCNEG, from the coding sequence ATGATTCTTGTTATCGACAATTACGATTCATTCACCTATAACCTTGTCCAATATATTGGAGAGATGAAAAAGACAATTGAGGTTATAAGAAATGACAAAATTTCTCTTTCAGGAATAAAAAAAATTTCTCCCTCTTTTATTGTAATTTCACCTGGGCCAGGAAGGCCAGATGATGCGGGAATATCAAAGGATGTTATAATGGAATTCAAGGGAAAAATTCCCATACTTGGTGTATGCCTTGGTCATCAATGTATTGGTGAGGTGTTTGGAGGAAAGATAATAGGTGCAGATAGGCTTATGCATGGAAAGACATCAGAAATCTTTCACAATGGCAAATTTATCTTTAAAGGCATTCCAAATCCTTTTATAGCAACCAGGTATCATTCCTTAATTATTGACCCTTCTTCTCTCCCTTCTTGTTTAGAAATTACCGCAAGAACAAAAGAGGATGAGATTATGGGGATAAAACATAGGAAATATCCAATATTTGGCGTCCAATTCCATCCTGAATCCATTCTAACAATTGAGGGGAAAAAGCTTCTTTCCAATTTCTTTGAGCTC